Part of the Falco rusticolus isolate bFalRus1 chromosome 2, bFalRus1.pri, whole genome shotgun sequence genome is shown below.
attagCTTTGCTAGCACATAGCGTGTTACTTCATGAACTAGAAGTCACAAAGACATTTCCATAATGAGGAGTCACACAGGGTTAGTACCTGGCCACAAACTGGTCACCAGCAGAGTAGTCCGTACCACACTGAAAAACCAGGTCATGATGAGAAGGTCTTTCCAAAGGAAGTGGAACGAGTGatttctgagaaggaaaagggcTGTTCCAGCTCCGTCCGGACTGCTGCCCTGTGAACACAGTGATCTGTTCAGCCAGTGTCTCAACAGTGGTACTGCAGGAACCAAAGATCCGGAAAAAGGCCTGCATCTCATGGAGAGAGAAACGCACTTCCAAGACCTCCAGCCTTGGCTTCAGCAAGTGTTCCTGGCTCAGGAGCTCGGCCAGAGTGTAGAGCCCATAGaattctgcttctctctgcagcctCTGATAGTCTGAGAAATTAGTAGGTAAGGAGACCTGGAGAGTCCTCAAGCAGTCCATGATGTAACTAAACAAAGTTCCATCTCTGTC
Proteins encoded:
- the KCNRG gene encoding potassium channel regulatory protein gives rise to the protein MNNREVVVLSVGGVRFVTWASTLQQFPESRLARMLNNNDREFKLMNGEFFVDRDGTLFSYIMDCLRTLQVSLPTNFSDYQRLQREAEFYGLYTLAELLSQEHLLKPRLEVLEVRFSLHEMQAFFRIFGSCSTTVETLAEQITVFTGQQSGRSWNSPFPSQKSLVPLPLERPSHHDLVFQCGTDYSAGDQFVARYVSIQPDNRKLINGTNVLGLLLDTLLKDGFRLISTRTVSNEEKVECYSFERMKRPAGLTITVDQTPGSSGVTQAKRSQAQKGK